One Salvelinus fontinalis isolate EN_2023a chromosome 22, ASM2944872v1, whole genome shotgun sequence genomic window, TAAATGACATTGTAAGAAAAAACTGTTTTTCTTTGTTCAGTAATCTATGTATCATTAATTGTATCAATCTCTTACTGGTCATATATTGCCTCAATATCTGAGCACGTGGAATGGAGTTACTATGGTAACAGGGTGTCAACATCAAGTAGTTGTGTTTTCATgtagccactgctagctaacCCGTCAGCAATCCTGCATCCTATCAACAATGGCTGAAATGTCTGCTATGAATAGAAAATTGATTCAGAATCTCGCTGAAACtctttccaaacaagtcaaacactGTAAGTATCTGTTTGGATAGTTGTGGCAGAAATAGTCAAAGTTTATGTCCtgactagttagctagctaacgttagcatggatagctaacgttagctgaacTTCTAACAATACATGCTTATTAACTAACTAGTTCCTAACTCTGCAGTTATCTACATACAGTAGCCAATGTTAGCTATTAACAAAGCATGAAAACTAAAACAAGTTATAGCTCCTCCAACCAAAACTGTGCTGCCCCATACATTTAACGTGGCAACACTGCTTTTTTTAAATGGAGAATGGGAGGTGCTATAACGTTGTTTTGTTGGGAtcgcctttatttaacaaggcaagtcagttaagaaaaaattcttatttacaatgacggcctaggaacagtgtgtttactgccttgttcaggggcagaacgaaagatttttaccttgtcagctggggtttcgatcaagcaacctttcggttactggccatgCCAAAGTTTGTTCTGTGTTCTATTCTTTGCTGTGTGTTTAGCAAGTTAATCAAACCCTACACCAGTCTATCTATGCAAATGGAATTGTGCATATGGAAGGAGTACAAACATAATTTTTGTCTGCAGTTAACAAAACAGAAGCAGAGTGTCTGATCCGACTGTTCAATGGTCTCCTGGGGGATCAGAGTGATAGGAGGGTAGGGAATGGCCTGGACAGAGGAAAATTCAGGAATATTCTACACAACACCTTTGGAATGACTGATGATATGATTATGGATAGAGGTAGGCTTGTCTCTTTTGTTACATTTCTGCATGTCACATGAAACGGAATAAACCAAAAAGATGATGATACTGATGACATGCTGTGGTGGGGATATAGCTAAGAATCTCAACTCTTGTGTTACATTTATATTCTAGTATTTCGTGCATTCGACAAAGACAACGACAGCTACGTCAGTGTGAAAGAGTGGATCGAGGGACTATCAATCTTTCTCCGTGGGACATTGGATGAAAAAATTAAATGTAAGAAATATTTAAAGTGTATTATTAAGGCTTACACCCCATGTAGGCTATTTGACCATTATCTACTTTATTAACTATCCATACTAACACAGTCCCACTTTTGACCCGTTCAGACTGCTTCGATGTGTATGACTTGAATGGAGATGGGTACATTTCCCGGGAAGAGATGTTCCACATGCTGAAGAACAGCCTGATCAGACAGCCCACAGAGGAGGACCCAGACGAGGGCATCAAAGACCTGGTGGAGATCACACTCAAGAAGATGGTAATTACAAAAATGGTATCTTCATTGTagctggttaaaccagactgaatgctgCACTACCCATGGTTTGGTTTGCCAGGCTATCTTCATTGTACCCTGTATTAA contains:
- the LOC129820195 gene encoding calaxin-like, with translation MAEMSAMNRKLIQNLAETLSKQVKHFNKTEAECLIRLFNGLLGDQSDRRVGNGLDRGKFRNILHNTFGMTDDMIMDRVFRAFDKDNDSYVSVKEWIEGLSIFLRGTLDEKIKYCFDVYDLNGDGYISREEMFHMLKNSLIRQPTEEDPDEGIKDLVEITLKKMDHDHDSRLSYADFEKAVRDENLLLEAFGTCLPDAKSILAFEQHAFQDTLEH